A genomic stretch from Coregonus clupeaformis isolate EN_2021a unplaced genomic scaffold, ASM2061545v1 scaf0408, whole genome shotgun sequence includes:
- the LOC121548465 gene encoding glycine cleavage system H protein, mitochondrial: MAMRIAFRCLSANFSPVLLQLSRPVQISANRFLWKANTARTLSTASRLSTALKFTDKHEWVRVEGGVGTVGISNFAQQALGDVVYCGLPEVGQKLEQMDEFGALESVKAASELYSPLTGEITEINTELADNPGLVNKSCYEGGWLIKMTIDNPAELDGLMDDGSYEKFVKSLDE; encoded by the exons ATGGCGATGAGAATAGCGTTCCGGTGCCTTTCTGCCAACTTTTCCCCAGTACTGCTTCAGCTTTCTCGACCTGTACAGATCTCCGCAAATCGGTTCTTATGGAAGGCCAACACCGCACGGACACTGAGCACGGCCTCGCGACTGTCCACAG CCCTCAAATTCACAGACAAGCATGAGTGGGTACGAGTAGAGGGAGGAGTTGGCACAGTTGGCATCAGCAATTTTGCTCAG CAAGCATTAGGTGATGTGGTGTATTGTGGACTCCCTGAGGTGGGGCAAAAACTTGAACAAATGG ATGAGTTTGGTGCTTTGGAAAGCGTGAAGGCTGCTAGTGAGCTGTACTCTCCTCTGACTGGAGAGATAACTGAAATCAACACAGAGCTGGCAGACAACCCTGGACTAGTGAATAAATCCTGCTACGAAGGGG GCTGGCTAATTAAGATGACTATTGACAACCCAGCAGAACTTGATGGCCTCATGGACGATGGTTCCTATGAGAAATTTGTCAAATCACTTGATGAGTAG